The Stutzerimonas stutzeri RCH2 genomic interval GATGTTCAGTGAAGTGGCACTGAACTCTTCGACCGCACCGGCCATGCTGGTGATTTCACCGGACTGCTGCTCCATGCCTTCGTTGGCACCGCCGGAGAGCCCGGCCAGCAGTTGCGCACGCTGGCTGACTTCGCCTGATGCATTGCGGATGCGCGCGACCATCTCCGACAGCGCTTCACCCATCCGGTTGAAGCTGGCCGCCAGCTGACCGATCTCGTCGTTGCTGCGTACCTGCGAACGCACGCTGAGATCACCGGCACCGAGCGCCTGCGCCTGCTGTACGACTGCCGCCAGGGGCTTGAGCTTATGGCGCAGCAGCCAGATGGTGGCGGCGACCGCAAGGATCATTGCCAGCAGATTGCCGATGGCCAGACGCGAACCAATGCTCCAGGTTACCTCCTGGATTTCTGCGGCAGGCATGCTGGCCAACACCGTCCACGGGCCGCCCTCGAACAGCGTCGCGACGCTGTAGATATCGGAGCTGCCATCCGTCCAGTAAGCGCCCTTGCCGCTCTGGCTGCCCAGCTCGGCGACCTGGTTGGCCGCCTGGTCCGGCTGGCTCAGGTTCGGCGGTGCCACCAGCCACTGCTTTTTCTCGTCGAGCAGGGCGAGCGAGCCGCTTTCGCCGATGCGAAAGCGTGCCAGGCCATCGAACTGCGCGCGCTGTGCCTCGGTGTAGTCGAAACCGACGAAAAGTACTGCCGTCACCCGGCCACTGGCGTCTTTGACCGGGGTGTACTGGGTCATGTAATGGCGATCGAACAGAAACGCGCGGCCGATGTATTGCTTGCCGCTCAGCAGTAGCGGATAGGCGGGGTGCTGGCGGTCCAGCAGGGTGCCGATGGCACGGCTGCCGTCCTGTTTGGTGACTGAGGTGCTGACCCGCACGAAGTCATCGTTGTCGCGTGCGAAGACGGTGGCGACACCGGCGGTCATCTCGCGAAAGTCGTCGACCACGCTGAAATCGTTGTTCAGCGGCGCGCCCTCATGCATGAGCGCTGGTGTCATGACGCCGCCGACCTCGATGCGCTGCTCGGGGTCGAGCTGCAATCCATCGGTAAAGCGCTTCTCGAAAAGCCCGCTGAGACGCTGGGTATTTTCGCGCAGCGTGCCATGGAAGGTGGCCAGCTGA includes:
- a CDS encoding methyl-accepting chemotaxis protein, with product MQQPRAQIATQLGVALALILAVVITGSTLFALRSLNAANLNTREQHLASEARLLADQLATFHGTLRENTQRLSGLFEKRFTDGLQLDPEQRIEVGGVMTPALMHEGAPLNNDFSVVDDFREMTAGVATVFARDNDDFVRVSTSVTKQDGSRAIGTLLDRQHPAYPLLLSGKQYIGRAFLFDRHYMTQYTPVKDASGRVTAVLFVGFDYTEAQRAQFDGLARFRIGESGSLALLDEKKQWLVAPPNLSQPDQAANQVAELGSQSGKGAYWTDGSSDIYSVATLFEGGPWTVLASMPAAEIQEVTWSIGSRLAIGNLLAMILAVAATIWLLRHKLKPLAAVVQQAQALGAGDLSVRSQVRSNDEIGQLAASFNRMGEALSEMVARIRNASGEVSQRAQLLAGLSGGANEGMEQQSGEITSMAGAVEEFSATSLNIADNMRDTQRVARANAEQTSVGRTAMDEASDALAQIATALSGTARVVGSLDQRSQEIGSIVGVITAIAEQTNLLALNAAIEAARAGEQGRGFAVVADEVRSLASRTREATDRITGMISQIQAETGNAMSTMELGQRLMDDGLERNAKVAAALALIDEQSRSADEQFSAISTATQEQSSTATLLSSNLQSIALANQEQREVVANLAGTASELDRLAAELRTQVDRFRA